A genome region from Dickeya dadantii NCPPB 898 includes the following:
- a CDS encoding ABC transporter ATP-binding protein, with amino-acid sequence MPSNRQPLLRIRDLKKYYDMRRGWRKQGEPVRALDGVSFDIWPGETYGLVGESGCGKSTLGRSLLRLVEITAGEIQFDGELISALPEAALKPFRRRVQAIFQDPYSSLNPGMTVAQLIAEPMQIHGYARDERQARTLALLARVGLKAEHLPRFPHEFSGGQRQRIGIARALSVNPQFVVCDEPLSALDVSVQAQVVNLLQDLQQERGLTYLFIAHDLSMVRHISDRIGVMYQGRLVEEAPAEQLYRHPAHPYTRMLLASIPIPDPRAQAPDEPVAAEPDEPAPAMAGCPFYARCMLASEPCRIAAPPLRELDAGHRVACWHAVQEPASQQ; translated from the coding sequence ATGCCGAGTAACCGACAACCGCTGTTGCGTATCCGCGATCTCAAAAAGTATTACGACATGCGCCGGGGCTGGCGCAAACAAGGCGAGCCGGTGCGGGCGCTGGATGGCGTCAGTTTTGACATCTGGCCGGGCGAAACCTACGGGCTGGTGGGGGAGTCCGGCTGCGGCAAGTCGACCCTCGGGCGCAGCCTGCTGCGACTGGTCGAGATTACCGCCGGTGAGATCCAGTTTGACGGCGAGCTTATCAGCGCGTTACCGGAAGCGGCGCTAAAGCCATTTCGCCGGCGTGTACAGGCTATCTTTCAGGATCCTTATTCCTCACTCAATCCAGGAATGACGGTGGCGCAACTGATCGCCGAACCGATGCAAATTCACGGCTATGCGCGGGATGAGCGACAGGCGCGCACGCTGGCGTTGCTGGCGCGGGTGGGGCTGAAGGCGGAGCATTTGCCGCGTTTTCCCCATGAATTCAGCGGCGGACAACGGCAGCGCATTGGCATTGCCCGGGCGTTGTCGGTGAATCCGCAATTCGTGGTGTGCGATGAGCCGCTGTCGGCGCTGGATGTGTCGGTGCAGGCACAGGTGGTTAATCTGCTACAGGATCTGCAACAGGAACGGGGGCTGACGTATCTGTTTATCGCCCATGACCTGTCGATGGTGCGCCATATTTCGGATCGGATTGGGGTGATGTATCAGGGGCGGCTGGTCGAGGAAGCGCCGGCGGAACAGTTGTATCGCCATCCGGCACACCCATACACCCGCATGCTGCTGGCATCCATCCCGATACCGGACCCGCGAGCGCAGGCACCGGATGAGCCGGTTGCCGCCGAGCCGGACGAGCCTGCGCCGGCGATGGCTGGCTGCCCGTTCTATGCCCGCTGCATGCTGGCGAGCGAACCGTGCCGCATCGCCGCGCCGCCGTTACGCGAGCTCGACGCCGGGCACCGGGTGGCCTGCTGGCACGCGGTGCAGGAACCAGCAAGCCAGCAGTGA
- a CDS encoding winged helix-turn-helix transcriptional regulator — MLARLAQTLEPVRFNALKRGIKGITQKMLTQTLRKLERDGLISRKVFNTVPVTVEYALTPLGYTLTETVATLAHWAEKNIDAVLTAQAAWDARQQAASDAEA, encoded by the coding sequence GTGTTGGCCCGGCTGGCGCAAACGCTCGAACCGGTTCGCTTCAATGCGCTGAAACGCGGCATCAAGGGGATAACGCAAAAAATGCTTACCCAAACATTGCGTAAACTGGAGCGCGACGGGCTGATTTCACGCAAGGTGTTTAACACCGTACCTGTAACCGTAGAGTATGCCTTGACGCCATTGGGCTACACACTGACGGAAACCGTTGCCACGTTGGCGCACTGGGCGGAGAAGAATATTGACGCCGTACTAACGGCTCAGGCGGCGTGGGATGCCCGCCAGCAAGCGGCATCCGACGCGGAAGCCTGA
- a CDS encoding protease inhibitor I42 family protein: MKKLALAIGLLFPLSVMAAPAVDNQHKEVKVGEQFEVTLPANPSTGYTWAIKKLPDVAVLTGKTYKPGADCHDKVGCGGHEMFHFKAVKAGEGEIDLSYARPWEKQPQPDDKEAVIKVTVK; the protein is encoded by the coding sequence ATGAAAAAACTCGCCCTTGCAATTGGTTTGTTATTTCCATTGAGCGTGATGGCGGCACCCGCTGTCGATAATCAGCATAAAGAAGTCAAAGTCGGTGAGCAGTTTGAAGTGACGCTGCCGGCCAATCCCAGCACCGGTTATACCTGGGCGATTAAAAAGTTGCCTGACGTCGCCGTGTTAACCGGCAAAACCTACAAACCCGGCGCAGACTGCCACGACAAAGTGGGATGCGGCGGTCATGAAATGTTTCACTTCAAGGCGGTGAAAGCCGGTGAAGGCGAAATCGACCTGTCCTATGCCCGCCCCTGGGAAAAACAGCCTCAACCTGATGATAAAGAAGCGGTTATTAAGGTGACGGTGAAATAA
- a CDS encoding DUF1304 domain-containing protein: protein MLANILVAVIAVIHLYILVLEMFLWDTEIGRKAFNLHADFARSTRTLAANQGLYNGFLAAGLLWGLWLGESGIQVTVFFLVCVLIAGIFGAVTASRKILYVQAIPASTALIALFFR, encoded by the coding sequence GTGTTAGCCAATATCCTTGTCGCAGTTATTGCTGTTATACATCTCTATATTCTTGTGCTCGAAATGTTTTTGTGGGATACGGAAATCGGTCGAAAAGCATTTAATCTCCATGCTGATTTTGCGCGCAGCACCCGCACGTTAGCGGCAAATCAAGGGCTGTATAACGGCTTTCTGGCGGCAGGTTTACTTTGGGGATTATGGCTGGGTGAAAGCGGAATTCAGGTCACTGTCTTTTTTCTGGTCTGCGTGTTGATTGCCGGGATTTTTGGTGCAGTGACGGCCAGCAGGAAAATACTTTACGTTCAGGCGATACCGGCATCGACTGCGTTAATCGCCCTGTTTTTTCGTTGA
- a CDS encoding LLM class flavin-dependent oxidoreductase produces the protein MKKIGFLSFGHWTPSPQSGTRSAADALLQSIDLAVAAEELGADGAYFRVHHFARQLSSPFPLLAAIGAKTRRIEIGTGVIDMRYENPLYMAEDAGAADLISGGRLQLGISRGSPEQVIDGWRYFGYVPSEGETESDMARRHTEVLLDVLRGEGFAKPNPQPMFPNPPGLLRPEPHSDGLRDRIWWGAGSNATAMWAAKLGMNLQSSTLKDDETGEPFHIQQAKQIRAYREAWAEAGHTRTPRVSVSRSIFALMDERDRMYFGSSRDDSDKVGFLDEKTRAIFGRSYAAEPSKLIEQLKQDEAIAEADTLLLTVPNQLGVDYNVHVIESILKHVAPAMGWRDE, from the coding sequence ATGAAAAAGATCGGATTTTTGTCATTTGGTCACTGGACGCCGTCTCCGCAATCGGGAACCCGTTCGGCCGCTGACGCACTGCTGCAATCCATCGATCTGGCTGTTGCCGCCGAAGAACTGGGGGCAGACGGAGCCTATTTCAGGGTGCATCACTTTGCCCGCCAGCTCAGTTCACCGTTCCCCCTACTGGCGGCGATAGGCGCGAAAACCCGGCGTATTGAAATCGGCACCGGTGTTATCGATATGCGCTATGAAAATCCGCTGTATATGGCGGAGGATGCGGGCGCAGCGGACTTGATCTCCGGCGGGCGTTTACAGCTTGGTATCAGCCGTGGCTCCCCGGAGCAGGTGATTGATGGCTGGCGCTATTTTGGTTACGTCCCTTCCGAAGGGGAAACCGAATCTGATATGGCGCGCCGTCATACCGAAGTGCTGCTGGACGTGTTACGTGGAGAAGGCTTTGCGAAACCCAATCCACAGCCAATGTTCCCGAACCCGCCGGGCCTGTTGCGCCCTGAGCCTCATTCAGACGGTTTACGCGACCGCATCTGGTGGGGCGCTGGTTCGAATGCGACCGCGATGTGGGCTGCAAAACTGGGCATGAACCTACAAAGTTCCACGTTGAAAGACGATGAAACAGGCGAACCTTTCCACATTCAGCAGGCAAAACAGATCCGTGCGTATCGCGAAGCTTGGGCAGAAGCCGGGCATACACGCACGCCACGTGTCTCGGTCAGCCGCAGCATTTTTGCCCTGATGGATGAACGTGACCGGATGTATTTCGGTTCAAGCCGTGACGACAGCGATAAGGTCGGTTTCCTTGATGAGAAAACCCGCGCGATTTTCGGGCGCAGCTATGCCGCAGAGCCGAGCAAGCTGATCGAACAACTGAAACAGGATGAAGCGATTGCCGAAGCGGATACATTATTGCTAACCGTGCCGAATCAACTGGGCGTGGATTACAACGTGCACGTTATCGAGTCCATACTGAAACATGTTGCTCCGGCGATGGGCTGGCGCGACGAATAA
- a CDS encoding metalloregulator ArsR/SmtB family transcription factor, which translates to MTTLTPLELFKALSDETRLSIVLLLREVDELCVCDLCEGLQEPQPKISRHLALLRDAGLLVDRRQGKWIHYRLSPHVPAWCATIIEQAWLSQRHTVAGVINRLGHQRVCE; encoded by the coding sequence ATGACTACCTTGACCCCGCTGGAACTGTTTAAGGCGTTATCTGATGAAACCCGCCTTTCGATCGTGCTGTTGCTGCGAGAAGTGGATGAGTTGTGCGTGTGTGATTTGTGTGAGGGGTTACAGGAACCTCAACCCAAGATCTCCCGTCATCTTGCACTGTTGCGCGATGCCGGGCTGTTAGTGGATCGCCGCCAGGGTAAATGGATTCATTATCGGCTTTCACCTCATGTCCCTGCCTGGTGCGCCACGATTATTGAGCAGGCATGGTTGAGTCAGCGTCACACCGTTGCTGGCGTGATAAACAGACTTGGGCATCAGCGGGTTTGCGAATAA
- the arsC gene encoding glutaredoxin-dependent arsenate reductase: MTEITIYHNPACGTSRNTLALIRNSGVEPTIIHYLETPPSREELIGLIIAMGISPRMLLRQNVEPYSELGLAEDKFSDEQLLTFMLTHPILINRPIVVTLLGTRLCRPSEVVLDILPDAQQGAFVKEDGEHVVDKLGKRIKLN; this comes from the coding sequence ATGACAGAGATTACCATCTACCATAATCCGGCGTGCGGCACATCCCGTAATACACTGGCGTTAATTCGTAATAGTGGTGTTGAACCAACCATCATTCACTACCTTGAAACCCCACCCTCCAGAGAGGAACTTATTGGGTTGATTATCGCGATGGGCATTAGCCCACGTATGCTGTTACGCCAAAACGTCGAGCCTTATAGCGAGTTAGGGCTGGCCGAAGATAAATTCAGCGATGAACAATTGCTCACCTTTATGCTGACTCACCCCATACTGATTAATCGCCCGATTGTCGTCACGCTGCTCGGCACCCGGCTATGCCGCCCGTCAGAAGTGGTGCTGGATATCCTGCCTGATGCACAGCAAGGCGCGTTCGTTAAAGAGGATGGAGAACACGTCGTCGATAAATTAGGCAAGAGAATAAAATTGAATTGA
- a CDS encoding glutathione S-transferase family protein produces the protein MSQSQLTLISHHLCPFVQRVAIVLLEKGIPFQRINVDLQNKPDWFFAISPTGKVPLLKVPDSHGGESVLFESIAICEYLEDVYPEPALHPMNALLRAQHRAWIEFVSATLSDAWGFLNASDPRTALAKSAALRGKLERFNAEISDGPYFAGEELSMVDIAIAPVFRYFDILNVESSHPVFDGLNRVADWRRALAKRPSIQTAVAGDYATRFHKHLQEARALLADLLPID, from the coding sequence ATGTCCCAATCACAGTTGACACTCATCAGCCACCATTTATGCCCATTTGTTCAGCGAGTTGCCATCGTGTTGCTCGAAAAAGGCATTCCCTTTCAGAGGATTAATGTTGATCTTCAAAACAAGCCAGACTGGTTTTTTGCGATATCGCCAACGGGCAAGGTTCCGTTGCTCAAAGTTCCAGACAGCCATGGGGGTGAGTCCGTTCTATTCGAGAGCATCGCAATCTGCGAATATCTCGAGGATGTGTACCCCGAACCAGCACTGCATCCAATGAATGCGTTACTCCGAGCACAACACCGCGCATGGATTGAATTCGTATCTGCCACGCTGTCGGATGCATGGGGATTTCTGAACGCCTCCGACCCGCGGACAGCCCTTGCCAAATCCGCAGCTTTAAGAGGAAAACTGGAACGATTTAATGCCGAAATATCGGATGGCCCTTATTTCGCCGGAGAAGAGCTCAGTATGGTAGACATTGCCATAGCTCCAGTTTTTCGCTACTTCGACATACTTAACGTTGAGTCCAGCCACCCTGTGTTTGATGGGCTAAATCGAGTGGCGGATTGGCGTCGTGCACTGGCTAAGCGCCCTAGTATTCAGACGGCCGTCGCCGGGGACTACGCTACCCGGTTCCATAAGCACTTGCAGGAAGCAAGAGCACTTCTGGCTGACCTGCTCCCCATTGATTAG
- a CDS encoding SDR family oxidoreductase, producing MSRLQGKRTLITGGTSGIGLETAKQFLAEGARVIVTGVNPESIANAQAELGSEVPVLRADSASIAAQKELAHTVQAHYSQLDIAFLNAGVSVWLPIEQWTEEMFDHSFDINVKGPYFLMQALLPLFANPASVVLNTSVNAHVGAANSSVYGATKAAFLNMAKTLSTELLPRGIRVNAVSPGPIETPLYDKLGIPDAYREQVNKDIISTIPLGRFGTPEEVAKAVLYLASDESRWTVGSEIIVDGGRSL from the coding sequence ATGTCCAGATTGCAAGGCAAACGCACCCTCATTACCGGTGGCACCAGCGGCATCGGCCTTGAAACAGCCAAACAGTTTCTCGCTGAAGGCGCGCGCGTGATTGTTACAGGAGTCAATCCGGAGTCAATCGCAAACGCCCAGGCGGAACTGGGGAGTGAGGTTCCGGTGCTGCGCGCTGATTCAGCCAGTATTGCAGCGCAGAAGGAACTGGCGCATACCGTCCAGGCTCACTATAGTCAGCTCGATATCGCCTTTCTCAATGCGGGTGTATCCGTTTGGTTGCCAATCGAACAGTGGACGGAAGAAATGTTCGATCACTCCTTCGACATTAACGTCAAGGGGCCGTACTTCCTGATGCAGGCATTGCTACCGCTCTTCGCAAACCCCGCATCAGTAGTGCTTAATACATCGGTCAATGCACACGTCGGCGCAGCAAATTCATCGGTCTATGGGGCGACAAAGGCTGCGTTCCTGAACATGGCGAAGACGCTTTCAACCGAATTGCTCCCACGCGGTATTCGCGTCAATGCTGTCAGCCCTGGCCCGATCGAAACGCCGCTTTACGATAAGCTCGGAATTCCCGATGCCTATCGCGAGCAGGTCAACAAAGACATCATTTCAACCATCCCACTCGGCCGCTTCGGTACGCCCGAGGAGGTGGCCAAGGCTGTGCTGTACCTGGCTTCAGACGAATCACGATGGACGGTCGGCTCGGAAATTATCGTCGATGGCGGTCGCTCGCTCTAG
- a CDS encoding LysR family transcriptional regulator: MDRLLLMTCFVRVVETGSFSAAGRALGLGQPKVSRHVAALEDHLQTRLLHRSTRKLALTPEGERYYAEARRILDAVEESESSFRENVAPSGLLRVACPTALAHTFVVPHVPAFLERYPELTLELQISDRYVNLVDEGAELAIRIGHLEDSTLRARHLGLFERVCVASKGYLAKRGIPNTPDDLRMHDCLVYTLLSTGATWRFRNADIPVSGRLRVNSPEAIRECVNAGQGIAQGPEWLYEEGLKNGNLQLLLRDYTAPPVPIQVLYVAARLLPKRAIVFMDFIAEIFAKTPALNNGRDQDACAVVRTENGV, translated from the coding sequence ATGGATCGATTACTGCTGATGACATGCTTTGTCCGGGTTGTTGAGACAGGAAGCTTCTCGGCTGCAGGGCGCGCCTTGGGTTTAGGGCAGCCCAAAGTCAGCCGTCATGTAGCGGCGCTGGAAGATCATTTACAAACCAGACTGCTTCACCGATCAACGCGTAAGCTTGCCCTCACGCCGGAGGGAGAGCGCTACTATGCAGAAGCCCGACGTATTCTTGACGCCGTGGAAGAATCAGAGTCGTCGTTCAGAGAGAACGTCGCCCCGTCCGGATTGTTACGTGTCGCATGCCCGACCGCGCTAGCCCATACATTCGTGGTGCCGCATGTACCCGCCTTCTTAGAACGATATCCAGAGTTGACGCTCGAGCTCCAGATCAGTGACCGCTACGTAAATCTGGTCGACGAGGGGGCTGAACTGGCGATCCGGATCGGGCATTTAGAAGACAGCACATTGCGTGCCCGGCACCTGGGGTTGTTCGAACGCGTATGCGTCGCCAGCAAGGGATACCTGGCTAAACGCGGAATCCCCAATACTCCCGATGATCTAAGAATGCACGATTGTTTGGTCTACACTCTGTTGTCGACAGGCGCCACATGGCGTTTCCGAAATGCCGATATTCCCGTTTCTGGCAGGCTTAGGGTCAACTCACCGGAGGCCATACGAGAATGTGTCAATGCGGGACAAGGGATCGCTCAGGGGCCAGAATGGCTATACGAGGAAGGGCTGAAAAATGGCAATTTGCAGTTGTTGCTGAGGGACTACACGGCTCCGCCTGTGCCCATTCAAGTCCTTTACGTTGCCGCCCGGCTTCTTCCCAAGCGGGCCATCGTATTCATGGATTTCATCGCCGAGATATTTGCAAAAACTCCAGCACTGAACAACGGAAGAGATCAAGATGCTTGCGCGGTGGTACGCACTGAAAATGGCGTATGA
- a CDS encoding type II toxin-antitoxin system RelE/ParE family toxin, with product MEIKWLRKAAANLEAEYLYIAQDDPLAASQFVDEVQRLTELLPQQPAMGRPGRVPGTRELVLTHYPYIIPYQVKDNMIQILRVFHTHRRLPAKW from the coding sequence ATGGAAATTAAATGGCTGCGTAAAGCCGCGGCCAATTTGGAAGCCGAGTACCTCTATATCGCGCAAGACGATCCACTGGCTGCCAGCCAGTTCGTAGATGAAGTCCAACGGTTAACGGAATTACTACCGCAACAGCCAGCAATGGGAAGGCCAGGCCGTGTGCCAGGAACGCGTGAGCTAGTGTTAACGCACTATCCCTACATCATACCCTACCAAGTGAAAGATAATATGATCCAGATTCTGCGCGTCTTTCATACGCACAGGCGTTTACCCGCGAAATGGTGA
- the relB gene encoding type II toxin-antitoxin system RelB family antitoxin — protein sequence MGVMSVRLNDETAAQLDALAKATGRTRSFLAGQAIEDYLAREAWQIAEIEQAIKEADAGDFVSSDEMNNLFKKLGTVRHGN from the coding sequence ATGGGCGTTATGTCCGTTCGATTGAATGATGAAACAGCCGCGCAGCTTGATGCCTTGGCTAAAGCTACGGGACGTACCCGCTCTTTTCTGGCCGGACAAGCTATTGAAGACTATCTTGCGCGGGAAGCCTGGCAGATAGCAGAGATTGAGCAGGCTATTAAAGAAGCCGATGCGGGTGATTTTGTCTCATCAGATGAGATGAACAATCTGTTTAAAAAGTTAGGTACGGTAAGACATGGAAATTAA
- a CDS encoding TOPRIM and DUF927 domain-containing protein: protein MSNTFIQDVRTKANDHWEGILQRLGIPTNRQESECPNCGGNTRYRFDDKEGRGTYFCSHCGAGTGLNLVMKVNKCGARQAAEQVAEVLALPLPVVTPASEKPDNRTIIKRVNSLVSKAVSGQSAYLLNKGLQRSSLLLDDGSLLLVLQNMGSTPTGAQLIKPNGEKKLIAGSRKKGAFIPVNTLPEHTDTVIIAEGYATAITASLLMQGVAISALDSGNLIHVARSCRAVWPDAKIILAADNDRKPDGNNTGKIAAEKAALAVNGWVALPPTTEKADWNDYYQQHGAAVSILAFAASLYQPGQKPLPSSNSPLKPYAAIRHGGLYWVEPKTDHDSGDIIERESWLSDPITVAGIGSDESERYLVLSWTPSGESQPRTEAIPMRDIGEREGWARLRAGGLAVTAKGGLRAILADHVCRSHAGCRWAIASATGWQHGAYLMPDGSVIGTPSIPVLFNGKSGAAKGYTTSGTAQSWRENVAALAQGNPSMMLGIACAFAAPLIGLANADGFGVHLFGGSSAGKTTTGNIASSVYGDPNALKLTWYSTALGLVNEAAAHNDGFMPLDEIGQGSNRKAVADAAYALFNGVGKIQGAREGGNRELKRWRAMAFSTGEIDLESYIRADGGRVNAGQLVRLLNVPITKATVFHSYQDGKAHADAIRDASNAHYGAVGREWIAYLASQKENALATYRETERRWLSLLPDDASEQVRRVASRFAVLEAALLLSASLTGWTAQECHDALQHSFYAWVNEFGMGNREAKAWVEQADAFLHQFGYSRYLPHPNPDPRDLPIKDLAGYRVKKPGADTLVFHTFPAVFNNEIAAGANAAAFAQVLADAGMLDKPAKGITRKSLRIDGKQPRFVVLMTLDDEEE, encoded by the coding sequence ATGAGCAACACGTTTATTCAAGACGTGCGGACAAAAGCCAACGACCATTGGGAGGGGATTTTGCAGCGGTTAGGCATCCCGACCAATCGGCAGGAAAGTGAATGTCCCAACTGTGGCGGGAATACCCGCTACCGTTTTGACGATAAAGAAGGTCGAGGCACCTATTTTTGTTCTCACTGCGGTGCAGGAACCGGACTAAATCTGGTGATGAAAGTGAATAAGTGTGGCGCGAGACAAGCAGCGGAACAGGTCGCTGAGGTGCTGGCGCTTCCGTTGCCGGTCGTTACGCCCGCCAGTGAGAAGCCTGATAATCGCACGATTATCAAACGGGTGAATTCGCTGGTGTCGAAAGCGGTATCCGGCCAATCTGCCTATCTGCTGAATAAGGGGCTGCAACGATCCTCACTACTCTTAGATGATGGTTCTCTGTTGCTGGTGCTGCAAAACATGGGTAGCACTCCCACCGGCGCACAGCTAATCAAACCTAATGGCGAGAAAAAGTTGATTGCCGGTAGCCGCAAGAAAGGTGCATTCATTCCCGTTAATACCCTACCTGAACACACGGACACAGTGATCATTGCCGAAGGTTACGCCACGGCAATTACGGCATCGTTACTGATGCAAGGTGTCGCTATCAGCGCATTAGATAGCGGGAATCTGATTCACGTTGCGCGGTCTTGCCGTGCTGTCTGGCCGGATGCCAAAATCATCCTTGCTGCGGATAATGATCGTAAACCCGATGGTAACAACACGGGAAAAATCGCGGCTGAAAAAGCGGCACTGGCGGTAAACGGTTGGGTCGCGCTCCCGCCCACCACTGAAAAAGCCGACTGGAATGATTACTACCAACAACATGGCGCGGCGGTATCCATATTGGCCTTTGCTGCCTCACTTTATCAACCAGGACAAAAGCCGCTGCCGTCTTCCAATTCCCCCTTAAAACCTTACGCAGCCATTCGTCATGGCGGGCTGTATTGGGTAGAGCCGAAGACTGACCATGACAGCGGCGACATTATCGAGCGTGAAAGCTGGCTGTCTGACCCTATTACGGTAGCGGGTATCGGATCAGATGAGTCAGAGCGTTATCTGGTTTTAAGCTGGACACCAAGCGGTGAGAGCCAACCCCGTACCGAAGCCATTCCAATGCGAGATATTGGAGAACGTGAAGGCTGGGCGCGATTGCGTGCAGGTGGGCTGGCGGTCACGGCCAAAGGCGGGTTACGGGCAATACTGGCCGATCACGTGTGTCGCAGTCATGCGGGTTGTCGCTGGGCAATCGCCAGCGCGACCGGCTGGCAGCATGGCGCATACCTGATGCCGGATGGTTCCGTTATCGGTACACCAAGTATTCCCGTCTTGTTCAACGGTAAATCAGGTGCCGCCAAAGGTTATACCACCAGCGGAACGGCGCAAAGCTGGCGTGAAAACGTCGCAGCGCTGGCACAGGGTAATCCCTCCATGATGCTGGGGATCGCCTGCGCCTTTGCCGCACCGCTTATCGGGCTGGCAAACGCGGACGGGTTCGGCGTCCACCTGTTTGGCGGTTCATCTGCGGGCAAAACCACCACCGGCAATATCGCCTCTTCTGTCTATGGCGATCCTAATGCGCTTAAACTAACGTGGTATTCCACCGCGTTGGGGCTGGTGAACGAAGCCGCCGCCCACAATGACGGCTTTATGCCGTTGGATGAAATCGGGCAAGGCAGCAATCGCAAAGCCGTGGCCGATGCCGCCTATGCGCTGTTTAACGGCGTGGGTAAGATTCAGGGAGCCAGAGAAGGCGGCAACCGAGAGTTAAAACGCTGGCGAGCAATGGCATTCAGTACCGGCGAGATCGATCTGGAAAGCTATATCCGCGCTGACGGTGGGCGAGTGAATGCCGGTCAATTGGTACGCCTGCTGAATGTCCCGATCACCAAAGCGACGGTATTTCATAGCTATCAGGATGGCAAAGCCCATGCTGACGCGATCCGTGATGCCAGCAACGCCCATTATGGCGCGGTCGGTCGAGAGTGGATCGCCTACCTTGCCAGCCAGAAAGAAAATGCGCTGGCAACCTACCGCGAAACAGAGCGACGCTGGTTGTCACTCTTGCCCGATGATGCCAGCGAACAAGTGCGGCGGGTGGCGTCACGTTTTGCCGTATTAGAGGCGGCTTTATTACTCTCAGCCTCTTTAACTGGTTGGACAGCGCAAGAATGCCACGATGCGTTACAGCATAGCTTCTATGCCTGGGTAAATGAATTTGGCATGGGCAACCGTGAGGCCAAAGCTTGGGTAGAACAGGCTGATGCCTTTTTGCACCAGTTTGGCTACAGCCGTTATTTACCGCATCCCAATCCAGATCCACGCGATTTACCCATCAAGGATCTGGCGGGGTATCGGGTGAAAAAGCCAGGAGCCGATACGCTGGTGTTTCACACCTTCCCCGCCGTGTTCAATAACGAAATTGCCGCTGGTGCCAATGCCGCCGCGTTTGCGCAGGTGCTGGCCGATGCCGGAATGCTGGATAAACCCGCCAAAGGCATTACACGTAAATCACTGCGCATTGACGGTAAGCAGCCGCGCTTTGTGGTGCTCATGACACTCGACGACGAAGAAGAGTAA
- a CDS encoding YlcI/YnfO family protein: MATGNNNSKSTKKGIRFPHELIDEIDASVAREKVDNPNANFSAWVLDACGRKLEAEKDDKSKP; the protein is encoded by the coding sequence ATGGCTACAGGCAATAACAATAGTAAATCCACTAAAAAGGGAATCCGTTTCCCACACGAACTTATTGATGAAATTGATGCCAGTGTAGCGCGTGAAAAAGTAGACAATCCCAACGCTAATTTTTCTGCGTGGGTATTGGATGCCTGCGGACGTAAGTTAGAGGCGGAAAAAGACGATAAATCAAAACCGTGA
- a CDS encoding helix-turn-helix transcriptional regulator — protein MNLLDRKILLKKEVKAILRVSSDSSFQEMINAGEFPKGFRVGLRRVGWFEDEVSDWLRQRIAERDQQTETA, from the coding sequence ATGAACCTGTTAGACAGAAAAATCCTGTTAAAGAAAGAAGTGAAAGCCATTCTGCGCGTTAGCTCGGACAGCAGCTTTCAGGAAATGATCAATGCCGGAGAATTCCCCAAAGGGTTTCGGGTTGGCTTACGGCGCGTAGGCTGGTTCGAGGATGAAGTTAGCGACTGGTTGAGGCAACGCATTGCCGAACGTGACCAGCAAACCGAAACCGCATAA